A genomic region of Vampirovibrio chlorellavorus contains the following coding sequences:
- a CDS encoding Flp family type IVb pilin, with the protein MNSLNLKRRHSAKMGQALPEYALILALVTLFCIAAITGLGESIRDRLISFAQTIADTKTTP; encoded by the coding sequence ATGAATAGCTTGAATCTTAAACGCCGACATAGCGCGAAAATGGGGCAAGCGTTGCCAGAGTATGCCCTGATACTGGCGTTAGTTACCCTGTTCTGCATTGCCGCCATTACCGGCCTGGGTGAAAGCATTCGGGACCGGCTGATCTCCTTTGCCCAAACCATTGCCGATACCAAAACCACACCTTAA
- a CDS encoding Flp family type IVb pilin: MLKHYISFQVWLATHKNGKSKGQSLAEYGLILALIAVFCIMALTTLGGSISKMLTELGATIGNVNTGG; encoded by the coding sequence ATGTTGAAGCATTACATTTCTTTCCAAGTTTGGCTGGCAACCCACAAAAATGGCAAAAGCAAAGGCCAGTCCCTGGCGGAATATGGTCTGATTCTGGCCCTGATTGCAGTATTTTGTATCATGGCCCTGACCACCCTGGGCGGCAGTATTTCCAAAATGCTCACAGAATTGGGCGCTACAATCGGTAACGTAAACACAGGCGGGTAA
- the holA gene encoding DNA polymerase III subunit delta: MSISLYYGDEEYLMAQAVKALRARVINPQMGSLGHKLLENPSIGAVLEAVGAVCFNLGGQTLIEIRDFAFLSKAASGPDEKQLAELMALLENHDESKHILFVSGKINRSIKFPKWLTGHKTLKVDWKEYKILAFYQTDEAIQRVVQEAKRQGIIIEPKAAALLVEHMGVSMQPLMTEVQKLSVYAANRAITTQDVALLSSHNENTFRMLADWLKGRNRAEVFHTLDELLLRQHPVQLFGHIHTWLGNLFQLRYWQQKGLSENQIAEITKKHPYKIQKDLQEYRQVPFSRMETLRGKLLELEAQAKTGGLNPKLALELLMGC, translated from the coding sequence ATGAGCATTTCCCTGTATTACGGTGATGAGGAATATTTAATGGCCCAGGCGGTCAAGGCCTTGCGTGCCCGGGTCATTAATCCGCAAATGGGAAGTCTCGGACACAAGCTGCTGGAGAACCCCTCCATTGGAGCGGTTCTGGAGGCCGTGGGGGCGGTCTGCTTTAATCTGGGCGGGCAAACCCTCATCGAAATCCGGGATTTCGCCTTTCTGAGCAAGGCCGCCAGTGGCCCCGATGAAAAGCAACTGGCCGAACTGATGGCCCTGCTGGAGAATCACGATGAAAGCAAGCACATCCTGTTTGTTAGCGGCAAAATCAACCGCAGCATTAAATTTCCCAAGTGGCTGACGGGTCACAAGACCCTCAAGGTGGATTGGAAAGAATACAAAATCCTGGCCTTTTACCAAACGGACGAAGCCATCCAGCGGGTGGTGCAAGAGGCCAAGCGGCAGGGCATAATAATTGAACCCAAAGCGGCGGCCCTGCTGGTGGAACACATGGGGGTGAGTATGCAGCCCTTGATGACCGAGGTGCAAAAGCTGTCCGTCTACGCGGCCAACCGGGCCATTACCACGCAGGACGTGGCCTTGCTGTCCAGCCACAACGAAAACACGTTCCGCATGCTGGCCGATTGGCTCAAAGGGCGCAACCGGGCCGAGGTTTTTCACACCCTGGATGAACTGTTGCTGAGACAGCATCCGGTACAGTTGTTCGGGCACATTCACACCTGGCTGGGGAACCTCTTTCAGTTGCGATACTGGCAGCAAAAAGGCCTGAGTGAGAACCAGATTGCCGAAATCACCAAGAAGCACCCCTACAAAATCCAGAAGGATTTGCAGGAGTACCGGCAAGTGCCCTTCAGCCGAATGGAAACTCTGCGCGGCAAGCTGCTGGAACTAGAAGCTCAGGCCAAGACCGGGGGGCTCAATCCAAAGCTGGCCCTTGAACTGTTAATGGGATGCTGA
- a CDS encoding HEAT repeat domain-containing protein: MTTSPISLETIKFHLIWNKDFSFNRENQTVSLEELVEFLIESLEDADKQTANKAENLLTRIGKPAIPFLVRGLRSGHNRVRSTCAMVLVRIGQPAVASVQDFYVRNASRPKLRWIAEFILSELGRQIPPVDARELEANRQDMGRKVLQFAKAAG; encoded by the coding sequence ATGACAACGTCACCAATCAGCCTTGAAACCATCAAATTCCACCTGATCTGGAATAAGGATTTCAGTTTTAACCGTGAAAACCAGACCGTCTCTCTGGAAGAGCTGGTTGAGTTTTTGATTGAGTCCCTAGAGGACGCTGACAAGCAAACCGCCAACAAGGCCGAAAATTTACTGACCCGCATTGGCAAGCCTGCCATTCCTTTTCTGGTTCGCGGGCTCCGCTCCGGGCACAACCGGGTGCGCTCCACTTGCGCCATGGTGCTGGTGCGCATTGGTCAGCCTGCCGTGGCCAGTGTTCAGGATTTCTATGTGCGCAACGCGTCCCGTCCCAAGTTGCGCTGGATTGCCGAATTCATTCTGAGTGAGCTGGGCAGACAGATTCCCCCGGTGGATGCCCGGGAACTGGAAGCCAATCGCCAGGATATGGGTCGTAAAGTGCTTCAGTTCGCCAAAGCGGCTGGTTAA
- a CDS encoding aspartate-semialdehyde dehydrogenase, with amino-acid sequence MTAPAQSTGYTVAILGATGLVGTQLMQILEERQFPVKTLKPLASQRTAGTTVTFQGQDWLVEEATPEAFEGVDIVLASAGGSVSQALVPEAVKRGCVVIDNTSCFRLTEGVPLVVAGVNDADIEHHQGIIANPNCSTAQLMPVFKALDDAFGLERVIVSTYQSVSGAGKEGMDELLNTTRSVFKMMGESEIPAPTETEFKVFARPIAFNLVAQIDQFVEGGVEDGYTKEETKVIHESRKILHKPDLKVTCTAVRVPVMVGHSESVTLEFKKPVSPDAAMAILEGTPDVVVARDPKAFPTPVEATGQDPVYVGRIRRDTSNPENGLNLWIVADNLRIGAALNAVRLAEVLVKHNWLKPRQPAGV; translated from the coding sequence ATGACTGCCCCCGCGCAATCCACCGGTTACACTGTTGCCATTTTGGGAGCCACCGGCCTGGTGGGAACACAACTGATGCAAATTCTGGAGGAGCGGCAGTTCCCGGTAAAGACCCTGAAGCCTTTGGCCAGTCAGCGTACCGCAGGCACCACAGTGACTTTTCAGGGGCAGGACTGGCTGGTGGAAGAAGCCACCCCGGAAGCCTTTGAAGGGGTGGATATCGTACTGGCCTCCGCCGGCGGTTCGGTCAGCCAGGCGCTGGTGCCGGAAGCGGTGAAGCGGGGCTGTGTGGTGATTGATAACACCAGTTGCTTCCGGTTGACCGAGGGGGTGCCCTTGGTGGTGGCAGGGGTGAACGATGCCGATATTGAGCATCACCAAGGCATTATAGCCAATCCCAATTGCTCCACGGCCCAGTTAATGCCCGTATTTAAAGCGCTGGATGACGCCTTTGGACTGGAGCGGGTCATTGTCAGTACCTATCAATCCGTCAGTGGCGCTGGCAAAGAGGGTATGGACGAGCTGCTTAACACCACCCGCAGCGTGTTCAAAATGATGGGAGAGTCTGAGATTCCGGCTCCCACGGAGACTGAGTTTAAGGTGTTCGCCCGGCCCATTGCCTTTAATCTGGTGGCCCAGATTGATCAGTTCGTGGAAGGCGGCGTGGAAGACGGCTACACCAAGGAAGAGACCAAGGTCATTCATGAGAGCCGCAAGATTTTACACAAACCCGATCTCAAGGTGACTTGCACGGCGGTGCGGGTGCCGGTTATGGTCGGTCACAGCGAGTCCGTGACGCTGGAGTTCAAGAAGCCGGTGTCTCCCGATGCGGCCATGGCTATTCTGGAGGGGACTCCCGATGTGGTGGTGGCCCGCGATCCCAAGGCGTTTCCCACCCCGGTGGAGGCCACGGGTCAAGATCCCGTCTATGTGGGTCGCATCCGTCGGGACACTTCCAATCCGGAAAACGGACTGAACCTGTGGATTGTGGCTGATAACCTGCGCATTGGGGCGGCCCTGAACGCCGTGCGTCTGGCGGAAGTATTGGTGAAACATAACTGGTTGAAGCCCAGGCAGCCTGCCGGGGTGTAA
- the dapA gene encoding 4-hydroxy-tetrahydrodipicolinate synthase, which produces MPHLQAELIPAMVTPFHRDESIDFEKAEQLAVYLAENGCDGILVNGTTGESPTLSFEEKLELLKVVKSAVRGRNVQIVAGVGSNDTAKSVEEARKVAALGVDALLVVVPYYNKPSQAGMIEHFRRVAQAVDTEVVVYNIPSRSVVLMSPDTMATLHQQCPNIMGVKQSHPDMDQVSEITAKLPADTWRTWCGDDTLTLPMMACGAHGTFSVLAHLTGPLLREMIQAVKAQEMSRALKLHLKQLNLGREIFFLPNPTVIKTCLARLGMLEPVLRAPMVLPDEAEMARIEQLLAEYKSLMPQSV; this is translated from the coding sequence ATGCCCCACTTACAGGCCGAGTTGATTCCCGCCATGGTCACTCCCTTCCACCGGGATGAGTCCATTGACTTTGAAAAAGCCGAGCAATTGGCCGTGTATCTGGCCGAGAATGGCTGCGATGGCATTCTGGTAAACGGCACCACCGGGGAATCTCCCACCCTCAGCTTTGAAGAGAAACTGGAACTGCTGAAGGTGGTAAAAAGCGCCGTGCGGGGACGCAACGTGCAAATTGTGGCCGGGGTGGGCTCCAACGATACGGCCAAAAGCGTGGAAGAGGCTCGTAAGGTAGCCGCGTTGGGCGTCGATGCCCTGCTGGTGGTGGTGCCGTACTACAATAAGCCCTCTCAGGCGGGCATGATTGAGCATTTTCGCCGGGTGGCCCAGGCCGTGGACACCGAAGTGGTGGTTTACAACATCCCCAGCCGTTCCGTGGTGCTGATGAGTCCGGATACCATGGCCACCTTGCACCAGCAATGCCCCAACATTATGGGGGTCAAACAAAGCCACCCGGACATGGATCAGGTCAGTGAGATTACGGCCAAGTTACCTGCCGATACCTGGCGTACCTGGTGTGGCGATGATACCCTGACCCTGCCCATGATGGCCTGCGGGGCCCATGGCACCTTCAGTGTGCTGGCCCACCTGACCGGGCCCCTGCTGCGGGAGATGATTCAGGCGGTGAAGGCTCAGGAGATGTCCCGGGCCCTGAAATTGCACTTGAAGCAGCTCAATCTGGGGCGGGAAATCTTCTTTTTGCCCAATCCCACCGTCATTAAAACCTGTCTGGCCCGCTTGGGAATGCTGGAGCCGGTGTTGCGGGCGCCCATGGTTTTGCCGGATGAAGCGGAAATGGCCCGCATCGAACAATTGCTGGCCGAGTACAAAAGCCTGATGCCCCAGTCGGTTTGA
- a CDS encoding SseB family protein, giving the protein MQNQPDFPFPNRAQRVAPPAGLPQASGPPKLLDDSQLARLVKQMEHLPESACYPIQASFYETLLNCDLLLPVPSHLSANHQLPLMSLENPSGERCLPLFTHEDHISLWTDEPINYLVLPFETLCGFALQAQLDYVVINVGGPYGCEIPFHTFSYLAEGLIPPPGPGQGDPVGNKKPGEVVIAQQTPMRLGLCPDFSVPLLSRLQELFKHHDSLIERVYLFSIAFHQGPLQPALAIQMPPEQALLWEQELWPNLQAVLYEMLEKRDIVNVFLLNEAPSLETHLMELAPPVYQQLPSQAG; this is encoded by the coding sequence ATGCAAAATCAACCCGACTTTCCCTTTCCCAACCGGGCACAACGGGTCGCCCCGCCCGCGGGCCTGCCACAAGCCAGTGGCCCGCCCAAACTGCTGGATGACTCTCAACTGGCCAGGCTGGTCAAACAGATGGAACACCTGCCCGAGTCGGCCTGCTACCCCATCCAGGCCAGCTTCTATGAAACCCTGCTGAATTGCGATCTCTTGCTGCCAGTCCCCAGCCACCTCAGCGCGAACCATCAACTCCCCCTGATGAGTCTGGAAAACCCATCGGGAGAGCGGTGTCTCCCCCTGTTTACCCATGAGGATCATATCAGCCTGTGGACGGATGAACCAATCAACTACCTGGTGCTGCCGTTTGAAACCCTATGCGGCTTTGCCCTGCAAGCCCAGCTGGATTATGTGGTCATCAATGTGGGTGGGCCCTATGGCTGCGAAATCCCCTTCCACACCTTCAGCTATCTGGCCGAAGGCCTGATTCCCCCACCCGGCCCCGGTCAGGGCGATCCCGTGGGCAACAAGAAACCCGGAGAAGTGGTCATTGCCCAGCAAACCCCCATGCGCCTGGGATTGTGCCCGGACTTTTCCGTACCCCTGCTAAGCCGCCTGCAAGAATTGTTCAAGCACCATGATAGCCTGATTGAACGGGTTTACCTGTTCAGCATCGCCTTTCATCAGGGCCCCCTGCAACCGGCGCTGGCCATTCAAATGCCACCGGAGCAGGCCCTTCTGTGGGAACAGGAACTGTGGCCCAACCTGCAGGCCGTTTTGTATGAAATGCTGGAAAAGCGGGACATCGTGAACGTCTTTCTGCTGAATGAGGCACCCAGTCTGGAAACACATTTAATGGAACTGGCGCCGCCGGTTTACCAGCAGCTTCCTTCCCAAGCCGGTTAA
- a CDS encoding Crp/Fnr family transcriptional regulator — translation MDKVVQHFGRGEVIFPEGTKGDRIYRIVSGEVLICKRSEQGKTIPIAKLGTGEIFGEMYLFDGKGSRSATVVAATDIRVEVYFEEEIQSELLSTPSEVREMLRAFNSRLRNTTNNFASLFKEKMIVELPDGTLKIVDGH, via the coding sequence ATGGACAAAGTCGTTCAACATTTTGGCAGGGGGGAAGTCATTTTCCCCGAAGGCACCAAGGGCGATCGGATTTACCGAATCGTTTCCGGTGAAGTCCTGATTTGCAAACGAAGCGAGCAAGGCAAAACCATCCCCATTGCCAAGCTGGGCACAGGGGAAATTTTTGGGGAAATGTACCTGTTTGACGGCAAAGGCTCCCGCTCGGCCACCGTGGTGGCCGCCACCGACATACGGGTAGAAGTTTATTTTGAGGAAGAAATCCAGTCAGAACTACTGAGTACCCCTTCGGAAGTGCGGGAGATGCTAAGAGCCTTCAACAGCCGCCTGCGCAATACCACCAACAATTTTGCCAGCCTGTTCAAGGAAAAAATGATTGTGGAACTGCCCGATGGCACGTTAAAAATCGTGGACGGCCATTAA
- a CDS encoding HNH endonuclease yields MLLLNSSYEPLHVCSWKRAIILLIKGKAEAVERNGKTVGNGMALPLVIRLLYYVKIPHKDIPLTRRNIMHRDNYTCQYCGKKNDLTIDHVIPRSRGGKDTWDNVTVACLRCNVSKGSRTPKEAGYELASKPCRPFNFIHFELSKQNNHVSRRDYERWRKYLYEYD; encoded by the coding sequence GTGCTGCTTTTGAACTCATCCTATGAGCCGCTGCACGTGTGCAGTTGGAAGCGAGCCATCATTCTCCTGATTAAAGGCAAAGCGGAAGCCGTGGAACGAAATGGCAAAACCGTGGGGAACGGTATGGCCTTGCCGCTGGTGATTCGGTTGCTGTATTACGTTAAAATTCCGCACAAGGACATTCCCCTGACCCGCCGCAACATTATGCACCGGGACAATTACACCTGCCAGTACTGCGGTAAAAAGAACGATTTGACCATTGATCACGTGATTCCCCGTTCCCGAGGGGGGAAAGACACCTGGGACAATGTGACCGTAGCTTGCCTGCGCTGTAACGTCAGCAAGGGCAGCCGTACCCCCAAAGAAGCCGGATACGAGTTGGCCAGCAAGCCCTGTCGACCCTTTAATTTCATCCACTTTGAGCTGTCCAAGCAGAACAACCACGTGAGCCGACGGGATTACGAGCGTTGGCGCAAGTATTTATACGAATACGATTAG
- a CDS encoding nucleoside deaminase, whose amino-acid sequence MNETRANHQTWMRQALTVAEQALPLDVPVGAVLLHQGQVLAQAYNRRELDCDPVGHAEILALRAAAQRLERWRLTETILYVTLEPCPMCAAAIQQARVQQVIFGAYDPLMGACGSRYDILPPTGPLPVLGGILEQECSGLLKAFFQEKREKPEPL is encoded by the coding sequence ATGAACGAGACCCGAGCAAATCACCAGACCTGGATGCGGCAAGCCTTGACCGTGGCTGAACAGGCCTTGCCACTGGATGTGCCGGTGGGGGCGGTGTTGTTGCATCAGGGGCAAGTGTTGGCCCAGGCCTATAATCGCCGAGAATTAGATTGTGACCCGGTGGGCCATGCCGAAATACTGGCCTTGCGAGCGGCGGCTCAAAGGCTGGAACGCTGGCGGCTGACGGAAACCATTCTGTATGTGACCTTGGAGCCCTGCCCCATGTGCGCGGCGGCCATTCAGCAGGCCCGGGTGCAGCAGGTCATTTTTGGGGCCTACGATCCCCTCATGGGCGCTTGTGGCTCCCGCTACGATATTCTTCCCCCCACAGGCCCGTTGCCGGTGCTGGGAGGCATTCTGGAGCAGGAATGCTCAGGCTTGCTCAAGGCTTTTTTTCAGGAAAAGCGAGAAAAGCCGGAGCCGCTGTGA
- a CDS encoding peptidylprolyl isomerase has protein sequence MKRVFQSSSRTAALTLAVSLALGSTSLAHADWMQKMNPMKWIPAKETDSQTNEVNQSTASQQQSLKQEADAASAQADQALRAAQEALQKAQEAKRKAEALKIQAEGIQKPVVQDPAETSQQSDNQATEENTADSQSNSPSKAWYKLGLSSNKKQTSASQTEAGQSQTSQPEESATSSTQSNNTEQAATTTGTPWNPLSWFSKPTDSSAATNTAPQALSAVVETASEVRQIPDLKTKAAILETEKGNIVFELFPDEAPLTVQNFAKLVQEGFYNRFNMKFHRVVPGFVIQTGDPTGTGAGGSKERVPLEAKNKLSHNAKGMVAMARGADPNSATSQFYITLAPQTTLDGKYAIFGKVIAGMDVLDKIEKDNMLYGIRLVDLDKVVRDPSPDKKKFFSSLF, from the coding sequence ATGAAACGAGTTTTCCAGAGTTCTTCTCGTACTGCGGCGCTCACCTTGGCCGTCTCGCTGGCCCTGGGTAGCACCAGCCTGGCGCATGCCGACTGGATGCAGAAAATGAATCCGATGAAGTGGATACCGGCAAAAGAGACTGACAGTCAGACCAATGAAGTTAACCAGTCAACCGCCAGCCAACAGCAAAGTCTGAAGCAAGAGGCGGATGCCGCCAGCGCCCAGGCAGATCAGGCGTTGCGAGCCGCCCAGGAAGCCCTGCAAAAAGCGCAGGAAGCCAAACGCAAAGCAGAGGCATTGAAGATTCAGGCCGAAGGCATTCAAAAGCCAGTGGTGCAAGATCCGGCAGAAACCAGTCAGCAGAGCGACAACCAGGCAACGGAAGAAAATACCGCCGATAGCCAGAGCAACAGCCCCAGCAAAGCCTGGTACAAACTGGGTCTTTCTTCTAATAAAAAGCAGACATCCGCCAGCCAGACCGAAGCGGGCCAGAGCCAAACAAGCCAGCCTGAGGAAAGCGCCACCAGCAGTACCCAGTCAAACAACACCGAGCAAGCCGCTACCACCACCGGCACTCCCTGGAACCCGCTGAGCTGGTTCTCCAAACCCACGGACAGTAGCGCCGCCACCAATACGGCCCCTCAGGCCCTGTCCGCCGTGGTGGAAACCGCTTCGGAGGTGCGGCAAATTCCCGATTTAAAAACCAAGGCGGCCATTCTGGAAACGGAAAAGGGCAACATTGTGTTTGAACTGTTCCCGGACGAAGCGCCTTTGACCGTGCAAAACTTTGCCAAGCTGGTTCAGGAAGGCTTTTATAATCGCTTCAACATGAAATTTCACCGGGTGGTGCCGGGTTTTGTCATTCAAACCGGCGATCCCACCGGCACCGGGGCGGGAGGCTCCAAGGAGCGGGTTCCGCTGGAAGCCAAAAACAAGCTATCGCATAACGCCAAAGGCATGGTGGCCATGGCCCGGGGCGCTGATCCCAACAGCGCTACCAGCCAGTTCTACATTACACTGGCTCCTCAAACCACGCTGGATGGCAAGTACGCCATTTTTGGCAAAGTCATTGCCGGGATGGACGTACTGGACAAGATTGAAAAAGACAACATGCTCTACGGCATTCGTCTGGTCGATCTGGACAAAGTGGTTCGGGATCCCTCCCCCGACAAGAAGAAGTTCTTCTCCAGCCTGTTTTAA
- a CDS encoding DnaJ C-terminal domain-containing protein, producing MGVEYKDYYKILGVPRTASDKEIKSAYRKLAREYHPDVNQGSEDKFKELNEAYEALKDPEKRRLYDSLGSNWRQGQNFKPPPGFDGWQTVNMGDMGGMGGFSSFFDALFGGGMGASGFGAQGFPGGGAAGYEDLFSGMGAGRGQRAGTRAHSHPPEQLNIEQELLLDLEEGAKGVSKELLTPNRKRLSVNIPKGVRAGAKIRLAGEGQQGQRGRGDLLLVVKYRKHPRFQLEEDVLVYEAPVPVPDLVLGGEIKIPTLSGSELSMKIPAGSQPGRMMRLKGQGFPAKDGKSSGDLLVRIKALIPEHPSEREIVLYQELQALHAR from the coding sequence ATGGGTGTTGAATACAAAGATTATTACAAGATACTGGGTGTGCCCCGCACCGCTTCGGACAAGGAAATCAAGTCCGCATACCGTAAACTGGCCCGGGAGTATCATCCCGATGTCAATCAAGGCTCTGAGGACAAGTTCAAGGAATTGAATGAGGCTTATGAAGCGCTGAAAGATCCCGAAAAGCGGCGCTTGTACGATAGTCTGGGCTCCAATTGGCGGCAAGGGCAAAATTTTAAACCGCCGCCGGGTTTTGATGGCTGGCAAACGGTGAATATGGGCGATATGGGGGGCATGGGTGGATTCTCCAGCTTTTTTGACGCCTTGTTTGGGGGGGGCATGGGCGCTAGTGGATTTGGGGCTCAGGGCTTTCCCGGCGGCGGTGCTGCTGGCTACGAGGATTTATTTTCCGGCATGGGCGCGGGCCGTGGTCAGCGGGCCGGTACCCGGGCTCATTCCCATCCGCCGGAGCAGTTGAACATCGAGCAGGAGCTTTTGCTGGATCTGGAAGAAGGGGCCAAGGGCGTATCGAAAGAGCTGCTAACCCCCAACCGCAAGCGTCTCAGCGTGAACATTCCCAAAGGGGTTCGGGCCGGGGCGAAAATCCGGTTAGCCGGGGAAGGCCAGCAGGGGCAGCGGGGCCGGGGCGATTTGCTGCTGGTGGTTAAGTACCGCAAGCACCCCAGGTTCCAGCTGGAAGAGGATGTTCTGGTGTATGAGGCCCCCGTTCCGGTGCCGGACTTGGTGTTGGGCGGCGAGATTAAAATCCCGACCCTTAGTGGTTCCGAGTTGAGCATGAAAATCCCGGCGGGCAGCCAGCCGGGCCGCATGATGCGCCTGAAGGGGCAGGGCTTTCCTGCCAAGGACGGCAAATCCAGCGGAGATCTGCTGGTACGCATCAAGGCCCTCATCCCAGAGCATCCCAGTGAGCGGGAGATTGTCCTGTATCAGGAATTGCAGGCCCTGCACGCACGCTAG
- the mutL gene encoding DNA mismatch repair endonuclease MutL codes for MTSTPPSQSTPERPIRVLPPHLINRIAAGEVVERPASVIKELVENALDAGATRIEISASNGGRNLRVADNGHGMTPENAALAFYNHATSKIQDEADLDRITTLGFRGEALASIGAISRLTCWTRRADAPVGTKITVSETGEPVLSEAGCATGTVMEVEELFYNTPARLKFLKRAQTELGHIEEIVQFLALSHPEVRFSLTVNDKVVLKTSGTNALKRAMEEVLGLKDEKIPLLPIAAEDAELGLSVAGFASEPGVMKSSKRWIMTYLNGRHVRCAILQKAIEAAYESLLPQGRYPVCVIFVSMPTSEVDVNVHPAKREVRYAASSTIFGFVRSGIRNSLSAQGIRLDVSLNSPASEPSAFPVSHWISAPGDFLDQPFPANRLPDASRTPWSMPSSGAAGPSYNPSNYNQPSDRLPAYRQAAYADPQPVQAALGFYAPAHGSHAISESSQADSAVGAEDLSVAKPAFANGKFKVIGQLFNTYILLETVQGLLVVDQHIASERDFFESLTLNLTTETPDIQRLVTALPLTVSPVQRDLLAQYQGEFAKLGFLYDLNPELEENAAGGLSVQLTGYPLVYAGRDGMFEAGGLFENLLAQLEETGHMKLDLDHLIATLACHSAVRAGDSLTHAEMDQVIERWLACRLPWTCPHGRPIAHTISTTELNQFFHRPSLPVNAI; via the coding sequence ATGACTTCCACTCCCCCTTCACAGTCCACCCCGGAACGGCCGATTCGGGTGTTGCCGCCGCATTTAATCAACCGCATTGCCGCCGGTGAAGTGGTGGAGCGTCCCGCCTCGGTCATTAAGGAACTGGTGGAAAACGCCCTGGATGCAGGCGCCACCCGCATTGAGATTTCCGCCAGTAACGGGGGACGCAATTTACGGGTGGCCGACAACGGCCATGGCATGACCCCGGAAAACGCGGCGCTGGCTTTTTACAATCACGCCACCAGCAAAATCCAGGATGAGGCCGATCTGGATCGCATTACCACTCTGGGCTTTCGGGGAGAGGCTCTGGCCAGTATCGGGGCTATTTCCAGACTCACTTGCTGGACCCGTCGGGCGGATGCCCCGGTGGGCACCAAAATCACGGTGTCCGAGACCGGGGAGCCGGTGCTGAGCGAGGCCGGTTGCGCCACGGGTACGGTCATGGAGGTGGAGGAGCTGTTCTACAATACGCCTGCCCGATTGAAATTTTTGAAGCGGGCCCAGACCGAGCTGGGGCATATTGAGGAAATCGTGCAGTTTTTGGCCCTGTCTCACCCGGAAGTACGCTTTAGCTTGACCGTTAATGACAAGGTGGTGCTGAAAACCTCTGGGACCAACGCCTTAAAACGGGCCATGGAAGAGGTGCTGGGCCTGAAGGATGAAAAAATCCCGTTGCTGCCCATTGCCGCCGAAGACGCCGAATTGGGCCTCAGTGTGGCCGGTTTTGCCTCCGAGCCGGGGGTGATGAAAAGTAGCAAACGCTGGATCATGACTTATCTCAACGGGCGGCACGTGCGCTGCGCCATTTTGCAAAAGGCCATTGAGGCTGCCTATGAATCCCTGTTGCCGCAGGGGCGCTACCCGGTTTGCGTCATTTTTGTGAGTATGCCCACCAGCGAAGTGGATGTGAACGTGCATCCGGCCAAGCGAGAGGTGCGTTATGCGGCCTCCAGTACTATTTTTGGTTTTGTGCGCAGTGGCATTCGCAATTCGCTTTCGGCTCAGGGTATTCGGCTGGATGTGTCGCTAAATAGCCCGGCTTCGGAACCCTCAGCGTTTCCGGTTTCCCATTGGATCTCGGCACCGGGGGATTTTTTGGATCAGCCCTTCCCCGCCAACCGCCTGCCAGACGCTTCCCGAACCCCATGGTCTATGCCATCTTCAGGGGCTGCGGGGCCAAGCTATAACCCATCTAATTACAACCAGCCTAGCGATCGGCTGCCCGCTTATCGACAGGCCGCTTATGCCGATCCCCAGCCGGTGCAGGCCGCTCTGGGTTTTTACGCCCCCGCACATGGATCACACGCCATTTCTGAATCTTCCCAAGCGGATTCGGCTGTGGGCGCCGAGGATCTGTCTGTGGCCAAGCCGGCCTTTGCCAACGGGAAGTTCAAGGTGATTGGGCAGCTGTTTAACACCTATATATTGCTAGAGACCGTGCAAGGCCTGTTGGTGGTGGATCAGCATATTGCCAGCGAGCGGGATTTTTTCGAATCCCTCACCCTGAATTTAACCACGGAAACCCCGGACATTCAGCGCCTGGTGACCGCTCTGCCCTTGACGGTCAGCCCGGTGCAGCGGGACTTGCTGGCCCAGTATCAAGGCGAGTTTGCCAAGCTGGGCTTTTTATACGACCTGAACCCGGAACTTGAAGAGAACGCCGCGGGTGGGCTTTCCGTGCAGTTGACCGGCTATCCGCTGGTTTACGCCGGTCGGGATGGCATGTTTGAGGCCGGTGGGCTGTTTGAAAATTTACTGGCCCAGTTGGAAGAGACGGGTCATATGAAGCTGGATCTGGATCACCTGATTGCAACGCTTGCCTGTCATAGTGCGGTGCGGGCCGGGGACAGCCTGACCCATGCCGAAATGGATCAGGTTATTGAACGCTGGCTGGCTTGCCGCTTGCCCTGGACCTGTCCGCACGGGCGGCCCATTGCCCACACCATTTCCACCACGGAACTTAATCAATTTTTCCATCGACCCAGCCTGCCGGTTAACGCCATTTAG